A window of the Zeugodacus cucurbitae isolate PBARC_wt_2022May chromosome 2, idZeuCucr1.2, whole genome shotgun sequence genome harbors these coding sequences:
- the LOC105219044 gene encoding membrane-bound alkaline phosphatase, with translation MSTHTRQRLLFAGIVCLLLLKTGQTLPACAQDDEDCRESRMHPEFLDDNDRLTPQKTIAGEDNTEHWLDQGRQFVEQKLHTPVNKNIAKNVIMFLGDGMGITTHSAARNLLGGEEKSLYFETFPHTGLSRTYNVNKIVPDSASTATAYLCGVKAIGGTIGVSGHVDRTDCLQSSNATHHVHSIAKWALDAGKSAAVVTTTRITHASPAGVYAHVAERNWENDSEVKGDCGADSKVQDIAYQLIHGEVGSKLSVILGGGRREFLDSKLSANGKRSDGRNLIEEYKQQSNRNAYVETLDELNRVNVTQVDRLLGLFQSSHMLYHLETNEESNQPTLAELTRKAIEFLSRNDEGYFIFIEGGRIDHGHHDTYARLALDETLEFAKAIQTARELTNEADTLIVVTADHSHAMSYSGYAYRGNDIFGRTRSKASDGKPYMTLSYANGPSYEKFYDTKHNERRDPTTLITGAPRDEFPATVPLDSETHGGDDVAVFASGPFAHLFTGVYDQNTIPHIMAYASCVGNGLKACSK, from the exons ATGTCGACGCATACACGACAGAGGCTGCTATTCGCCGGGATCGTTTGTTTGCTGCTGCTAAAGACCGGACAAACGCTACCCGCTTGCGCGCAGGATGATGAGGATTGCCGAGAGAGTCGCATGCATCCTGAGTTCCTCGACGACAATGACAGACTCACACCGCAAAAGACAATTGCAGGCGAAGATAACACAGAGCACTGGTTGGACCAAGGCAGACAGTTCGTGGAGCAGAAGCTACACACACCAGTCAACAAAAATATTGCCAAAAACGTTATTATGTTCCTCGGTGATGGCATGGGCATCACAACACACTCTGCTGCGCGCAATCTACTAGGCGGCGAAGAAAAGTCGCTGTACTTTGAAACATTCCCGCACACAGGTCTGTCACGCACCTATAATGTGAACAAAATTGTGCCTGACTCTGCGTCCACAGCCACCGCATACCTGTGCGGCGTTAAAGCCATCGGTGGCACCATCGGTGTCAGTGGTCATGTGGACCGTACCGACTGTCTGCAGTCGTCGAATGCCACACACCATGTACACTCGATTGCCAAGTGGGCGCTGGATGCAGGCAAATCGGCAGCTGTGGTGACCACCACCAGGATTACACACGCCTCACCAGCCGGCGTTTATGCGCATGTTGCCGAGCGCAATTGGGAGAATGACAGTGAGGTGAAGGGCGATTGTGGTGCTGACAGCAAAGTGCAGGACATCGCATACCAGCTAATACATGGCGAGGTGGGTAGCAAGCTCTCCGTTATATTAGGTGGAGGCCGACGTGAGTTCTTAGACTCAAAATTGAGTGCGAACGGTAAACGCAGCGATGGACGCAATTTGATTGAGGAATATAAGCAGCAGAGCAACAGAAATGCTTATGTCGAGACGCTTGATGAATTGAATCGCGTGAATGTAACGCAAGTGGATCGGCTTTTGGGGCTCTTCCAAAGCAGTCACATGTTATATCACTTGGAAACGAATGAGGAAAGCAATCAACCCACATTGGCGGAGCTGACACGCAAGGCCATTGAGTTTCTGAGTCGCAACGATGAGGGCTACTTCATTTTCATCGAGGGCGGACGCATCGATCATGGCCATCATGACACTTATGCACGTCTGGCTTTGGATGAGACGCTTGAGTTCGCCAAGGCCATACAAACGGCACGTGAGTTAACCAACGAAGCGGACACTTTGATTGTGGTCACCGCCGATCATTCGCACGCCATGAGTTATTCGGGTTATGCG TATCGTGGCAATGATATTTTTGGTCGCACACGTTCTAAGGCTTCCGACGGTAAGCCATACATGACCTTAAGTTACGCAAATGGTCCGAGTTATGAGAAATTCTATGATACCAAACATAATGAACGTCGCGATCCCACCACACTGATCACGGGTGCACCACGCGATGAATTCCCCGCTACAGTTCCATTGGATTCGGAGACACACGGCGGTGACGATGTGGCTGTGTTCGCTTCGGGTCCATTTGCGCATTTGTTCACCGGCGTCTATGATCAAAACACCATTCCTCATATTATGGCTTATGCTTCGTGTGTGGGTAATGGTCTGAAGGCGTGTTCTAAGTAG
- the LOC105219045 gene encoding membrane-bound alkaline phosphatase: MSYARRTLFLTTLACVLYAALALPPCARDDEECRDSRMHPDFDDLPQGRIFIRKIDGEDTNDYWRNQGKEFVKSKLAEKLNTQKAKNVILFLGDGMGITTHSAARNLIGGEEKFFSFEQFPYTGLSKTYAVDRIVPDSANTATAYLCGVKAMEGTIGVSGQVEREDCEAAVDTSNHVYSIAKWAMDAGKKAGVVTTTRITHASPAGVYAHTAERDWEDDSEVKASCGANTKVQDIAYQLIHGEVGSKLSFMMGGGKKHFIDSKLYENGTRGDGLNLIDEYKKLSARNAFVESRTELNSLNFNNVDRVLGIFSDSHLQYHLDTDENSRQPTLEEMTRKAIEFLSRNDQGYFIFIEGGRIDSAHHDNMARIALDETVEFSKAIRAARELTKEEDTLIVVTADHSHAFSYSGYPYRGNDIFGRTPATPDDKKPLMTLSYANGPSYEKFYDVANGGRRDPTTLITGDVHDQFPATAPLDSETHGGDDVAVFASGPWAHLFTGVYEQNTIPHIMAYASCLSDGLTVCSKVA, translated from the exons ATGTCGTACGCACGACGCACACTTTTCCTAACCACACTCGCTTGTGTACTGTACGCCGCACTGGCGCTGCCGCCTTGCGCACGCGATGACGAGGAATGTCGCGACAGCCGCATGCATCCAGATTTTGACGATCTGCCACAGGGTAGAATATTCATACGCAAAATCGACGGCGAGGATACCAACGATTACTGGCGCAATCAGGGCAAGGAGTTCGTGAAGTCTAAACTGGCCGAGAAGTTGAACACACAAAAGGCgaaaaatgtgattttattCTTGGGCGATGGCATGGGCATTACCACACACTCTGCTGCGCGTAATCTGATCGGCGGTGAGGAGAAATTCTTCTCCTTCGAGCAATTCCCTTACACTGGTTTGTCGAAGACCTATGCCGTCGATCGTATTGTGCCCGATTCGGCGAATACCGCGACTGCGTACTTGTGCGGCGTGAAGGCCATGGAAGGCACAATCGGTGTGAGCGGACAGGTGGAACGCGAAGACTGCGAGGCTGCAGTGGATACCTCAAATCACGTGTACTCGATCGCTAAGTGGGCCATGGATGCTGGCAAGAAAGCTGGTGTTGTGACCACGACAAGAATTACGCACGCTTCGCCTGCAGGCGTTTATGCGCACACAGCCGAACGCGACTGGGAGGACGATAGCGAGGTGAAGGCATCTTGTGGCGCGAACACCAAAGTGCAGGACATCGCCTACCAGTTGATACATGGCGAGGTGGGTAGCAAGCTGTCGTTTATGATGGGCGGTGGCAAGAAGCATTTCATCGACAGTAAGCTGTATGAGAATGGCACACGCGGCGATGGTCTTAATTTGATCGATGAATATAAGAAACTCAGTGCCAGAAATGCTTTCGTTGAGTCACGCACTGAACTCAAtagtttgaacttcaacaacgtGGATCGCGTGTTGGGCATTTTCAGCGATAGTCACTTGCAGTATCACTTGGACACCGATGAGAACTCACGTCAACCCACACTAGAGGAGATGACACGCAAGGCAATTGAGTTTTTGAGCCGCAACGACCAGGGTTACTTCATTTTCATCGAAGGTGGACGCATCGATTCGGCGCATCATGATAATATGGCGCGCATAGCGTTGGATGAGACTGTCGAGTTCTCAAAAGCCATACGCGCAGCACGCGAGTTGACCAAGGAAGAGGATACTCTCATTGTGGTCACTGCTGATCACTCGCACGCCTTCAGCTATTCCGGTTATCCA TATCGTGGTAATGACATTTTCGGTCGCACACCAGCCACTCCCGATGACAAGAAGCCGCTCATGACTTTGAGCTATGCAAACGGTCCGAGTTATGAGAAGTTCTATGATGTTGCGAATGGTGGACGTCGTGACCCCACTACTCTTATAACTGGTGATGTGCATGACCAATTTCCTGCAACCGCACCACTTGACTCCGAGACTCATGGTGGCGATGATGTAGCTGTGTTCGCTTCAGGTCCCTGGGCTCATTTGTTCACCGGTGTTTACGAGCAAAATACCATTCCTCATATTATGGCTTATGCTTCGTGCTTGTCAGACGGTCTGACAGTATGCTCTAAGGTTGCTTAG